One window of the Bufo bufo chromosome 6 unlocalized genomic scaffold, aBufBuf1.1 SUPER_6_unloc_2, whole genome shotgun sequence genome contains the following:
- the LOC120982884 gene encoding zinc finger CCHC domain-containing protein 3-like: MEVSTQDPQPSTVSGTQRSGADTGGSAGQSGVSKPVEERPSTDPPADRPQFRRLFSNVTRPANPPPLRRNAVRIKYMGPEENLPSRLYIGKVLLKDFMKFKASEVYALIHIPSICISDISFKLQYDLDLFWNIYNDTKEQSIWEHLQVIQLSKPQVVKATILFQSEVVALADLEHWLSRQCLLKSHPRKIYDEEDIWNGGYTVMIQLAQNNGVTRHLPHSFYLGSERGICYYPGQPRLCHRCGGRHLAISCSRIKCSFCGQS; this comes from the exons atggaggtcagtacACAGGACCCCCAGCCGTCCACAGTGTCAGGTACACAGCGGTCTGGAGCAGACACAGGTGGATCTGCAGGACAATCTGGAGTCAGTAAGCCTGTAGAGGAGAGGCCCAGCACTGATCCTCCTGCTGACCGTCCACAATTCAGGAGACTGTTCTCCAATGTTACAAGGCCGGCTAACCCTCCACCTCTGAGGAGGAACGCTGTTAGGATTAAGTATATGGGTCCAGAAGAAAACCTCCCCTCCAGACTGTACATAGGGAAAGTTCTTCTGAAGGACTTTATGAAATTTAAGGCATCTGAGGTGTACGCCCTGATCCATATCCCCTCCATATGCATCTCTGACATCAGCTTTAAGCTTCAGTATGATCTGGACTTATTCTGGAATATATACAATGACACCAAAGAACAGTCAATCTGGGAGCATCTACAGGTGATCCAGCTGTCCAAGCCTCAGGTAGTGAAGGCCACCATCTTGTTCCAGTCTGAGGTGGTGGCGCTGGCAGATCTGGAGcattggctgagcagacagtgTCTGTTGAAGAGTCATCCCAGAAAAATCTATGATGAGGAAGACATCTGGAATGGCGGATACACCGTGATGATACAACTAGCTCAGAACAATGGTGTGACCAGACATCTGCCGCACTCCTTCTACCTGGGCTCAGAGAGAGGGATATGCTACTACCCCGGTCAGCCGCGGCTGTGTCACAGATGTGGGGGCAGGCACCTCGCCATCAGCTGCTCCCGTATTAAGTGCTCATTTTGTGGACA ATCATAA